The window attgcaactttttgttttgtttctcaaaatattacaactttaaaagttTATTGTAGTAAAATTGTGACGTTTTTACTTGTGCTAATATTTTATATGTTGTATAATTTTTGAACTACTTTGACTACAATTAtagctattttttccatttttgctgttttttttttttttttttggtaaatctTCCAACTATTTGGATAAaaactttattaatctccaagagaaattcacatttccaacagctctgcgaaaatgtcataataaacctGATTAGTTAATCACAAAATTAAATAACCAAAGCAAGACAGGaaagattaaagaaaaaaaggaaaatagagtaagaatattttttactttactcttgtaacattatagctttttccgcaacctaattttccaaaaatacaactttatcaattaattacaatttattttgtttctcgtaatacaaataaaaaaacaacaacttttattctttaatatttcaacattatgctactaaaatgttatttatcctcataatattatgactttattctcaggaaaaaattaaacttttttattgttagaaTACGGCtgttttctcaatattttgactttagtctcctaaaattacagctgtttttcatttctgctggggtttttttgttttatttaaaatttccagctatttcatctttcttcttgtaaatgttcttttcgtaatatgatgactttattcccataatatttcgacATTATTCTGGTGACAAAACTTTATccaaaacctaattttccaaaaatgacaactttagttTGTTTTAATTTCTCATAATAGAACGTGGGGGGTGGGGAGGTGTGAATTTGTGTGTCACTAAAAAAACGTAAGAAGCAAAGCAAGTATGTTTAGAATttgcttctttttgtcatttaaaaagaaaaaatgtcacaaacaagacggagctgcctctgagtgcttttagatggcgCCAGCTGCTCGTTTAGAAGagcgatacatgctttcatgtcagccTCCAAAATCCTTTTTCACTAGATTTGCCACtagtcgcttttttgaaaaagggcATCAAGTGGGGTCtgattacttgctaaatatagcgacaaagcCGCTAAGTTGCCAACACCAGCAGCGCTGTGTGACCTTGTGACGCTAACGTGCGTGTCGTGTGTTTCCCAGCGAGGCTTCAGGTTTCGTTATGGATGCGAAGGCCCGTCTCATGGCGGCTTGCCAGGAGCCTCCAGCGAGAAGACCAAGAAGACCTATCCTGCTGTCAAGGTAACGCTTCCTGTTCTGTTATCCTGTTATCTGATTGGACGAGGTGCTCTTATGAGGCACTCTTTCATGCACTCGACAGCGTGTGCACACATTCTCTTGAGGCCATCacagatgtgtgtgcgtgtgtctgtgtgtctgggGAAATTCCCACATTCCCGATACATTTTCACCAACAAAACAAACCTTGAAACAAAGTTTACATATCAGTTTCCGGAGACAAAGTCAAAGCGACGCATGTTGCCGCGTCCTGGCCCGCGCTGTGACATGTCGAGACAAGCACGTGCCAGCAGGTAGTGGCGGATGATGAAGAGGAGTCAGCTCGGACAAGAGGAAGAATGTCAACATTGCATCACAGTGAGAAGAAAATAAGTTCTAACCTTCCTCTTCGCTCTCAAGGAGCGTCGTCATCAGCTCATccatcaaacacacacagatgctcagAGAAAAAAGCTAATCTATTTACGTTAAAAGAAAACGTTCCATTACGTAAAATTTCTATTTTAATTCCACTTTTCTCGAGGATGAAATCATCTGATGAGGTCACCAACGAGCGACATGGGTGTTTCCTGCCACCGTGAAAACACGGCCACTTCTATTTTCGAGgagttgttttcattttgcgcTGCGATTGGCCGACAGGAGGGGAAGAGGAAGTGGTTTGTGCTGCAGCAGTAGCACACTTCCTGTTAAACACCACCACCATCGTCATCATCCGAGGAGGCTTTTGTTGGCTGTCGTGTCGTCAAAATGAAACACGACAGTGTtatgacacacacacgctcacactcaAAATAAAAGTGCCTCATTTGAGTGTTATGTTTTTTAATTCTTCTTTCAGATCTGTAACTACCAGGGACCGGCCCGTGTGGTGGTCCAACTGGTGACGGCGCTCACCCGTCTCCCTCAGCTGCACGCTCACAGCCTGGTGGGCAAACAGTGTGACAAGGGCGTGTGCATCGTGGACGTGCCCTCCAAAGAGTCCAACATCACGTATGTGCTCGCACCCTCGCTGGGACGTGAtttctgacacacacacgcacttacGGGATTTCTCTGCTAAGTTTTCCCAACTTGGGCATCCTACACGTAACTAAGAAGAACGTGGCCAAGACTCTGGAGGAGCGCATGATCGAGGCCTTCAGGATGGGATACAACTTTGGAGTCTCCATCCACACTGACGTTGATACCCTGCAGGGGGAGGGCCGCGTGCCCCGAGAACTCAccggtcagtgtgtgtgtgtgtgtgtgtgtgtgtgtgtgtgtgtgtgtgtgtgtgtgttgatatgCCTGAGGAAGGCGCtcatgtgtgcatgtgacaCACAGAGCACCAGCGCAGCGTGATCAGCAGCGCGGCGTCGCTCCAGGCCAAGGAGATGGACCTCAGCGTGGTGCGCCTCATGTTCACCGCCTTCCTTCCAGACAGCGACGGCGCCTTCACCAGGCGACTTGACCCAGTGGTGTCAGAAGCCATCTACGACAGCAGTGAGTCcatacggtgtgtgtgtgtgtgtggttgccaCTTTCATTTCCTCCTTCCTGCTGCTTGCTTTCTCTACGTGAAAACTTCCTCTCTCACGCCAGCTCATCACTTCCTGAAGCTGTTACTCTAGCAACACGccgctgttatttcatgtgtcgTCATGGACCGGCCCAGGTTGTCAAGAGACATCAACACACGTGacttttctcccccccccctccccagaGGCTCCAAACGCATCTAACCTGAAGATTGTCAGGATGGACCGGACTGCCGGCTGTGTGAGCGGAGGAGAGGAAGTCTACCTCCTGTGTGACAAAGTCCAGAAAGGTCAGGGGAGCCCCCCACCACCCTCAAAAGCGGTGTCATCATGTGTGTCACATGACCAGCATGCAAGCTGTGTGTATTGACAGATGACATCCAGGTGCGCTtctatgaagaagacgactCGGGCCTCACCTGGGAGGCTCTGGGAGACTTCTCCCCCACTGACGTGCACAGGCAGGTCAGTAGCGCCCCCGCCGGGACTGCTTATGTGCGACTTCCAGGTGTTTACTATCGTCCATCCTCAGTTCGCCATCGTCTTCAAGACACCAAAGTATCGAGACCAGAACCTACAGAAGCCCACGTCGGTCTTTGTCCAGCTGAAGAGGAAGTCGGACAACGAGACCAGCGAACCCAAACCCTTCACCTACCACCCTCAGATTATAGGTACGCCACAATCATCAGCTCCAGAATCTTTTGGAAATGAGTAGAACTCTGGGCTcagaatgtgcatgtgtgtgtgtgtgttcagacaAAGAGGAAGTGCAGAGGAAGCGTCAGAAGACGTTGCCAAACTTCCAGGACTTCAGCGGCCATGGAGGAGGAGCAGGGGGAGGAGGTGGTCTGtaccgaggaggaggaggaggaggaggaggaggtggtccATCAGCAGGGGGAGGTCCAGGCTCTGCTGGAGGAGGTAAAACCTCAATTAGGatcattttgtcttcttataGAATAAATGTTCAATTTTTCATGTTGAGACCAGAACCGAAttgaatcgttcataaaaatatcagagcatctgttcaccgaattaaaaaataaacaggaaattattccgAAAAAGAATGCCTCTCTCTGCAGGAACAATAGAATGGTCATTCATGACAATTCAGGTATTAAGTGAACAACACTGATGTACAGAAATGTGAAGTCGTTTTGGCTcagttttgtttgaattttacgTTCTgtaaaagttgaaaaaagatTTAATTTTTTACAAGCTTATAAggtgtgtaatgttttgcaactccagagtagttttattttttatttttttgctggaAGAAGagacaaaatggctcttttgatggtgaAGGTTGCCAACTACTGTACTGGGTGGTAAAACCTACTGAGCCATGGACATGGTAAAAAGGTATCTTGAGTTGCTCGATATACGTTTAGCACTTTGACCAATTGCCGATATCGATAACTACATGCACCGATACTGCCAGGAACTCTTCCCttaaactaatgtcaggtcccATCTCATGTAATGAGTGAACACATCATGCTTGTTGTATGTACtctgatgccactggatgcatctcacaaatgtacaaaatgggacaaatactgcaatatgcaatgtaagttcgaaaaaaagtgtcatagtttagtttagtagtgaccgaaaggacaagatcgcaggtacaagcggccgaaatgaatGTGCGCTCTCACTTAGAGATAAGgtcagaagcactgtcatccaggagaaactgctgctccttcgcattgagaggagccagatgaggtggcttggccaTCTGGTCAGgttgcctcccggacgcctccctggggaggtgttcagggcacgtccgaccggtagaaagCCTCGGGGAAGACACGGTGGAGAGACTGtccctcaactggcctgggaacgcctcgggctctaccgggaggagctggatgaagtagctggagagagggaagtctgggcttccctgctttaggctgctgtcccgacccgacctcggataagtggtagaTAATGGATGGtgtcatgtttttaacattttgtcatttaaaaacaaaatcatgacCAAAAACATGTTCACCTACTATTTGCCGCAACAATACAATTTTGAATGCTGCACATGTCAATGTGGCTCAAACATCCGTATACGAGCCAAGTATGACACTCTGGACCAAAACAGTGACTGCATCAGCCAGGTGTACCTGGGTATTTTTTTTCAGGACTGTCAATTCTTGTCATTTTGCTGCAAAGCGCTGCATGTGACTCTTTGAGTGATTCCAGACCGCGGACATACTAAGCTAGCAAGCTTTGCTGCCATGTGGAGCACAGCGCAGTTTGAGGTCTCGTTCCTGTGTCGATATCAATAACGGCAGAAAAAGCAGATACCGATATGATCGATATCTTTATTTTTATGCCAGTGTTAGTCGGCCACTATTATCGGACATTCCTGGATGtgacagtgtttttgttttttttttgttccagcaTCTTACTTCCACGGCTTCTCCACATTCAACTACGGAAGAGGAAGTGGAGGTGGAGCTTGTCCCACGGGATACTCAACAGGTCTCGGAGGAGGCAGAGTCAAACACGGTGAGACATGTGCTGTCCATGCTAAACATCAAGGTTGTGGACTCTAGTAGGGCAgggtaataaaaaataagacttgtgcttgtgtttcaataaatgcctTGTGGATGTgtgtacaggaagtgacgtcagggattcAGTTGATTCatgttattatgatgttatgatgatgattactattattattatgcctgttgtcaGATAAATACAAGTCTtattggcgatcaagtctggtgtgtgttactagtgacacctagagGCCAGTGTAGACTCCAGCTCatgaaagggatagttcggattttttgatatgaagttgtatgacatccccgtcagcagtgtagtgcacaggtgtcaaacacaaggcccgggagacagatgtggcccgccacaacattttatgtggcccacgaaacccttgaaataatgcatgtcaataatgcacttcacctttgcccttctaaatgtatttgatgtcattttgacagaaaaattgtactgcatgcggttctcctaaacgtcagtattatctaatcatgtagcaagatattccaagcatttttcaaaaacaaatacttgaatgtctgcttgtcaccatgacattctcacttcacttttcattttgaagcaagttatccatcaatttgttagtaaatatataataatctaatgcatgggcaactgtAATAAcattatgaggttatattcatatttagattcatatataTTGACTGTttcaagtggccctctgagggcagctgtaactgcgatgtggccctcaatgaaaatgagtttgacacccctggtgtagtgcatcagcagtgacttacccACCCGACccatgctttttaaaatttttatttttttaaagaagcgtCTAAGGGCGACTTGGCAGACAGCAGCACTGACGACAGTGATCCAGACGACCAATCAGAGGGCAATGCCGTGCTGGCACATTCAGGACGCCAGCGATGCCAGGAGGCGTCCCAGTCAGACGGCGGTAGAGTTGTGTTCCTCACTGTATTAACATGTTAAAGTGTAACATGTTCATAAAAACATGAATTGTGAGTGCAGACGTGGCGAGCAGCAGACCTGTGGACGCTGTCTTCCGGTACGCCATGACAGGCGATGCGGCGTACCTCTTGGCTCTACAGCGCCCCCTGATGGCGGCGCAGGACGAGGACGGGGACACGTGAGTGCACGTTGTGGAACATTCTCCATTCTGCTCGTTTTGGTTGTAACGTTGACTTCCCGGCTGTGTGTCAGTGGACTCCACCTGGCGGTCCTCCACAGTCAGCAGGGGGCGCTGGCCAGCCTGACTCAGGTGCTCGGCGCTCTGCCGGTAGACGGCGTTCTGGACATGAGGAACCACCTCTATCAGGTGGAATGTCCTGCTTCGTGATGTGATCATGTGATCCAGAAGGAGGCGAGTCGGGAAGCAGTTTCTAACCCTCCTCCGTGTGTCCCAGACGTCTTTGCACCTGGCGGTGATCACGCAGCAGAAAGAAGCGGTGGAGGCGCTACTCGGAGCCGGCGCTGACCCCACGCTGACAGATCGCCATGGCAACACGCTGCTTCACGTAGCTTCACAGCAGGAGGGTGGGGGGATGGTGCGCTTTTTATTAAGACACCAAGCCATGACAGGATTGCTGGAGACCTGCAACACAGCCggtacgtacacacacacacacacacacacacacacacacacacacacacacacacacacaaaggcgcACTCAAACTCTCTGTCGGCATGCTTACCAGGTCTGTGTGCCATCCACCTGGCCGTTCTGGCCAATCAGCTGGCCTCTCTCAGAGAGCTGTTAGAGGGTGGAGCCAGCGTGGAGGCTCAGGAACGCAGCAGCGGAAGGACCGCCCTCCACCTTGCCACCGAATGCGACAACGTGTCGCTGGCAGGCTGCCTGCTGCTAGAGGTAAATTCTGACTACGCCATCACAGGGACGTTTTAACACGTGTCATCACAGCTTCTCTGCGGTCACACGTGCAATGTTTGTTGTCGTCAGGGCAACGCCAAGGTAGACTGCTGCACCTTTAACGGCTCTACCCCGCTTCACATCGCCGCCGGGCGAGGATCTGTCAAGCTAACAGCACTCCTCATGGCCGCAGGTAAGCACACAAGGTGGTTAGCCTAGCCTAGCATGAAGCCAGAAGGCAGCTAACGTGAAGGTTCAAGGGTCACCTGCACACTTTCTACTTGCACCACTGTGAGCTGCCATCTTGGAAGGCATGTCATGTAATCCACATGCTGACACTTGTTCAGGCGCAGACCCTAACAAGGAGAACCTTGAGCCTCTTTTCTTTCGGGAGGacacggaggaggaggaagaagaagacgagGGCTATGTTCCTGGAAGCAGCCCCATCAACATGGCCGCCTCTGCTCAGGTatgctgctaatgctaatctAACTACTCCTCCTGTGTCACATGGTCCAAACATTTCAGCCGTCCGTCTGCAGGTACTGGAGCTTCTCAGTGGGAAAGAGTACCAGCCCAAATCTCCTCACCTAACTGTCCCCCCTCAGGGTGAGTCGAGTCGGACGGTCCTATATGGTATTAATGGCGGCTCAGTGGGCTTGACGATTGTCTGCGGCACGTAGGTGACCTGGCAAACCTCAGCGCTGATGTGAAGCAGACGCTGTGTCGAGCTCTCGAGAATGACGAATGCTGGGAAGATCTCGCTCACAGTCTGGGTCTCGGAATCCTCAACGCCGCCTTCAGACTGAGCCCCTCCCCCGCCAAAACCCTGTTGGACAGCTATGAGGTACAGGTCACATGACTAGCATGAAACAGTAGCATGTGGGTGTGTCATACAGCAGACACAGTATTTCCGGGGGGTGGGGAGGGAGTACAGTTCATGGTCAcggtttaattggttccagacctgacagtgataagtgaatttctgcaaagtagtattccttatttctaaatggaatattgtagTAGATAAGAGCAAAGACAAAgtgtttgaccttctaaatatttttttaaccttatcagagccctccagatatgaaataacacccctatagtcacttttacactcttattacccaatacagtagacataacagaaaataagaccaaatatagactcacatgttagcattgggagttgtctttttcttttttttacttcccattCTGTACTTCTTactggctattgtctcatcaatgtaacattactgacacatagtaACCATTGTCGAATACTAagacccctggcaaaaatgatggaatcaccagtctcggaggatgttcattcagtttaattttgtagaaaaaaagcagatcacagacatgacacaaaactaaagtcatttcaaatggcaactttctggctttaagaaacactaaaagaaatcaagaaaaaaaatgtggtagtcagtaacagttacttttttagaccaatcagagggaaaaaaattatggaatcactcaattctgaatacttcaacacaccactagtactttgttgcaccacctctggcttttataacagctcgtagtctcagaggcatggacttaatgagtgacaaacagtactcttcatcaatctggctccaactttctctgattgcttttgccagatcagctttgcaggttggagccTTGtcatggaccattttcttcaacttccaccacagattttcaattggattgagatccggactatttgcaggccatgacattgaccttatgtgtctttcttgaaggaatgttttcacagtttttgctgtatggcaagatgcattatcatcctgaaaaatgatttcatcatccccaaacgccctttcaattgatggaataagaaaagtgtccaaaatgtcaacgtaaacttgtgcatttattgaagatgtaatgacagccatctccccagtgcctttacctgacatgcagccccatatcatcaatgactgtggaaatttgcatgttttcttcaggcagtcgtcttcataaatctcattggaacggcaccaaacaaaagttccagcatcatcaccttgcccaatgcagattcgtgattcatcactgaatatgactttcatccagtcatccacagtccacgattgctttttcttagcccattgtaaccttgtttttttttctgtttaggtgttaatgatggctttcgtttagctttcctgtatgtaaatcccatttcctttaggcggtttcttacagttcggtcacagacgttgactccagtttcctcccatttgttcctcatttgttttgctgtgcattttctgttttcaagacatattgctttaagttttctgtcttgacgctttgatgtcttccttgatctaccagtatgcttgcctttaacaaccttcccatgttgtttgtacttggtccagattttagacacagctgactgtgaacaaccaacatcttttgcaacattgcgtgatgatttaccttctttaagaagtttgataatcctctcctttgtttcaattgacatctcttgtgttggagccatgattcatgtcagtctacttggtgcaacagctctccaaggtgtgatcactcctgtttaactgcagactaatgAGCAcatctaatctgatgcagatattaattttgggaatggaaatttacagggtgattccataattttttcctcagaattgagtgattctgtaattttttccctctgattggtctaaaaaagtaactgttactgactaccacatctttttttcttgatttcttttagtgtttcttaaagccagaaagttgccatttgaaaggactttagttttgtgtcatgtctgtgatctgctttttttctacaaattcaaacaactgaatgaacatcctccgagactggtgattccataatttttgccaggggttgtacatatcaaaacgtctttgaatgtatcttctgaatgccatatatttgtatttcattcatttagcaatttttatgcttgaaaatgcttaatttagttaAAAAGACCTAcaagttgcttaaatatgcagattttttaaaataagaatAGGCAGtatcaaccaagaaacagcgatgattttttattaatatatttataaaaaaaaaaactcatcctaaaaaaatcaaaggttgcagggggccactttgatatttaaaaactattaaaatactagtttttattttaaaaaacaattaaacaaaccgcaggctgcaaatggtACACCTGCCACACTTTGCTTTGAggctatccacatggaaacgttttcaggtcaaaacggccaaGTATTCTATCTTTTCAGCCTGTCATCCATGTGGGAACGGCggtatttttcaaaaaccatTTAAGAgtggggaaaatctgaaaaccctggcttgtcgttgccgtgtagACAGGCAGTACgggaacgatgacgtcaccaacCCACCGCCGCCTCGTCGCCGTCAGCTATGATGACAACCGaacatatctgaatattttgacggacatgactcacctcagtcgacattctcctgatattttgctgTCGTAAACgaaagacgacggacttatgtgcATCCTTTCTTCCTTCTGTGGGTTGGAgtgtcatgtggttccgtctgcgtgcctgctcacagcgccacacggaggtgtgccttgtgtgttacttcgttttcactcagttatgtgtcccgtctggatgcaactatttactcatCCCGCAGTGTGAACGCGacttttttcaacccaccaaaaaagAAATCCCAAGAATGGCCCTGTCTTAGTGGGAACATTCTCCATGGGCATATCCATTATtcgtgttttcttttgtttgttttttttgccgttAGCAGTGGGTCTTGGAACATTATCAACACAAATAGCGTTAAATTATCATTGGACATCATCATGCAGGATCAAAGATTACTCTTGTTGAAGTGACACACCTCAGTGTTAATATTCACACATCGCCTCTGACCCCTCCACCCTGCAGGTGTCTGGCGGGACGGTGCGCGACCTCACGGCTGCTCTGAGGTCAGCCGGCCAGCGTAGAGCGCTGAGTGTCGTGGAGGCAGCGCTGTGTCACCATGACCTCGAGACAGCAGGTGAGCAACATCGATCAGCGGATGCCCTCTGTGTTTCCGTTATGACAGCTGTCACTCACTGGGTTGTCTCTGCAGGCGACGGCGTGTGCGCTCAGTTGCGAGACTTGAAGTTGGATGCGAGGGTGGACAGCGGAATGTGCGACAGCGGGGTGGAGCTTTCCACGGCATAGGCGTGGCCAAGTGTGTGAAAAGTCTTGCCCAAGCAGGAAGTGTCCTTGAAAGGAGCACATCAAATACAGCCAACACATGGAAAGTGGTCCTCTTCCCTCCTGACTGCCACTTGAAGCCTAACGAGCTGTTCAATGTCTCGTTAACAGCAGGAAATTTGACTTTCGTATGGACGCAGttcatctttgtgtgtgtgtttttttttttttttttttttttaatttgtttctcTGAACTCCATGAAGTTTTGACACGGATCACAAAGACTCTCATCTATTTATCTGGACGTTTTATTAATAAAGTTTTTATACGTCATGTTTGATGACAATCATCCAGCTTCTAGAACATCTAGTCAAAAATGAGTGCAATCAACtttactggggggggggggggggggggagaggaccaatcagctgctGTCAAGTATCATCAAGTCAAGTGCAAAAAGGGGAGGAGCACAGCGAGGAAAACCTCAGCTTCTCTAAAAAGTAAACATGGCCGACCAGAACCTCTGACATGCATCCCTCTTCTGTCCACTTTGTAGCTCCGCCTCCACGTGACAGCGTTTGGATGACGTTGAGGTTTGGGACaggagtggggggaaaaaaaatgtgaacaaagtgctgtgattggccagtgaGAGTTGAGCAGGATCACATGGCATATTTCTGAGTCCAGTCCTGAGCAGTCTTGTTgtacctgcaacacacacacatgcagccatgTTTGTCCATGTGAGAGGACTGACTGCACATGCACTCACCTGACGGGGTCCGTCTTGTAGATGCGGGCGATCTCTGGCACGAGCGGGTCGTCCGGGTTGGGGTCGCACAAGAGTGAGCAGATTGACAAGAGGACTGCGGACATGAAGCAGACGGCACCGCCCGGTGGCCGTTAGCAGTCACACATGTTTACTTTGGGCTTCTTACCTTTGGAGATGGTTAGCGCAGGAGACCACTGAGACCTCAGGATGTCCAAACAGATGCTGCCGTTACTGTTGATGTTGGGGTGGTAAATTCTGGTTGTGAATGCCACCTggtgaacaaacacacacacacaccacaggcTAGCCATGCCATTTGTTGACTTCTGACATCTTAGTTGCGTTCACTGACCTTAGGAGGTTTAAAAGGGTAATCTGTTGGAAAGTGGATGGTGAGGAAGAAGACACCACCTTGGTAGGGGCTGTCaggctgcaacacacacacacacacacacccattgaGCATAGCTGCTGATGACTGATGACAATTGTACTACTTACGGGTCCCATTATGGTGGCCTGCCAGTGAAACACTAAGGAGACAAGGAGCAGCAGGGTCAAAGTCAATATAAGTGAAGTGCAATCTCGCCAAGAACTGGATGGGGAGTGCGTGGGGGAGTTCTTACTGTCTTCGTCCACAGGCCCGGCAGAACATTGGGCAGGAGGGTCTCTGGACAGGTCCGTCAGCTCCTGACCCCAACAACAAGCAGAACCAGAAGCATTTGTGATCAACATTGCACAAGAAAGATACAAATGACTGACTTGTAATGTTACTTCTACCAATAATCCAATTCATTCACTAACTTAAACGATTTGTTTGCATTTGAATAAAATCACGTGCGAGACTACAAAAAGAGCACAAAGCTAACTGATATAGCGTGGCAGGTCACGTGACGACCGCCGATTGACCCAGCAGGCATGGATGCCCTCACGTGACGTCACGAGTCCAAAGCCGATATGGAATATGACGTCACGCGCTAGCTAGCCGGTTGCTAGCATAGCAGTTGCTCCTCGTCGTGGGCAAAGATGAGCAAAATTCCTtgtaaaaacacaagctacGGCAGTTACCTTTGAAATTCGCTTTAAAGCCATTGTGA of the Dunckerocampus dactyliophorus isolate RoL2022-P2 chromosome 11, RoL_Ddac_1.1, whole genome shotgun sequence genome contains:
- the LOC129189578 gene encoding ubiquitin-conjugating enzyme E2 2-like is translated as MALKRISKELTDLSRDPPAQCSAGPVDEDMFHWQATIMGPPDSPYQGGVFFLTIHFPTDYPFKPPKVAFTTRIYHPNINSNGSICLDILRSQWSPALTISKVLLSICSLLCDPNPDDPLVPEIARIYKTDPVRYNKTAQDWTQKYAM
- the nfkb1 gene encoding nuclear factor NF-kappa-B p105 subunit, whose product is MAGDEHFLPASSQILDTLMMDPSWDFPQFTALTSHSSALRTGDGPFLHILEQPKQRGFRFRYGCEGPSHGGLPGASSEKTKKTYPAVKICNYQGPARVVVQLVTALTRLPQLHAHSLVGKQCDKGVCIVDVPSKESNITFPNLGILHVTKKNVAKTLEERMIEAFRMGYNFGVSIHTDVDTLQGEGRVPRELTEHQRSVISSAASLQAKEMDLSVVRLMFTAFLPDSDGAFTRRLDPVVSEAIYDSKAPNASNLKIVRMDRTAGCVSGGEEVYLLCDKVQKDDIQVRFYEEDDSGLTWEALGDFSPTDVHRQFAIVFKTPKYRDQNLQKPTSVFVQLKRKSDNETSEPKPFTYHPQIIDKEEVQRKRQKTLPNFQDFSGHGGGAGGGGGLYRGGGGGGGGGGPSAGGGPGSAGGASYFHGFSTFNYGRGSGGGACPTGYSTGLGGGRVKHEASKGDLADSSTDDSDPDDQSEGNAVLAHSGRQRCQEASQSDGDVASSRPVDAVFRYAMTGDAAYLLALQRPLMAAQDEDGDTGLHLAVLHSQQGALASLTQVLGALPVDGVLDMRNHLYQTSLHLAVITQQKEAVEALLGAGADPTLTDRHGNTLLHVASQQEGGGMVRFLLRHQAMTGLLETCNTAGLCAIHLAVLANQLASLRELLEGGASVEAQERSSGRTALHLATECDNVSLAGCLLLEGNAKVDCCTFNGSTPLHIAAGRGSVKLTALLMAAGADPNKENLEPLFFREDTEEEEEEDEGYVPGSSPINMAASAQVLELLSGKEYQPKSPHLTVPPQGDLANLSADVKQTLCRALENDECWEDLAHSLGLGILNAAFRLSPSPAKTLLDSYEVSGGTVRDLTAALRSAGQRRALSVVEAALCHHDLETAGDGVCAQLRDLKLDARVDSGMCDSGVELSTA